A stretch of DNA from Bacteroidales bacterium WCE2008:
CCGAGTTTTTCCAGCGTCTTGTAGTTTATACGGCCGCCCGCAGTCTTTACTGAATATGTAGTCTGTACTCCAGGCCATACCTCCTGAGCTTCGGAATTGACATATACCTGACCGTCTACGATCGTAAGGGTGTCTCCCGGGAGGGCGACGCATCTTTTGACATAATGGTCTTTCTTGTCAGCAGGACGGACCTTGACAGGGCCGTAGAGAGACTGGGTATATTCCTTTCCGGCTGTTCTGCAAAGCTCATAATAATCGCTTGCAGGAGCCTTGGCGAGGACTGTATCCCCGTTAGGGAAATTGAAGACTACATAATCGCCTCTTCTTACGTTTCTGAATCCTTTGAGCCTTCTGTACTTATTCTGGATCAGGGTCGAATAGGACTCTTTTCCGAATATGCTGTTGTGCGTAAAAGGAACCGTCAGCGGAGTCTGAGGGATCTTTGGGCCGAAGGTCAGTTTGCTTACGAAGAGATGGTCTCCCGTCAGAAGCGAACTTTCCATCGAGGATGAAGGAATCTTGAAGGCCTGGAAAAAGAAAATATTGATAAAAGTCACGAATACAACTGCAAAGATGACTGCATCCAGCCAGTCGAGCAGGGAATTGTGCTTTTCTCCTTCCTTGTACTCTTTCTTCCAGAACAGCCATTTCACCTTCTTGGTGATATGGAGGTCGAAGATTATTACAAGGCCGAAGAGCCACCAATAGTTTCCGAGCCAGATTACCCACAAAAGGTAGAGAAGGGACCAGAATCCCACCCTTGTCCATTTGTTATGGTAAAGATCCTTCCAGCTCATCATTCACTATTTTACAGAATTGATGATTGCTTCAAATGCCTGTGGGTTATTCATGGCAAGGTCTGCGAGAACCTTACGGTTCAGACCGACATTCTGCTTAGCAAGCTTGCCCATAAACTGAGAATATGACATACCGTACTGGCGTGCGGCTGCATTGATTCTCTGTATCCAGAGAGCGCGGAACTCGCGCTTTTTAGCTTTACGGTCACGGTAAGCGTAGGTGAGACCTTTTTCGTAGGTGTTCTTTGCTACCGTCCAAACGTTCTTCCTTGAAAGGAAATTACCGCGGGTCTTCTTAAGAATCTTCTTGCGGCGTGCCCTTGAGGCAACTGAGTTTACTGATCTTGGCATAATTTACATTTTTTCGGAGGCAGTGATCATTAAGATGCTTTTGCAACTGCTTTCCAATTAAACAAAAATAAAAATGATTAGAGAACAAGGAGCTCTTTTACCCTTACTTCGTCCCTCTTGTTAAGGATTGCGAAGTGGTCGAGATTTCTCTTCTGCTTCTTGGTCTTCTTGGTGAGAATGTGGCTGTGATAAGCGTGTCTTCTCTTGATTTTTCCCGTTCCGGTAAGCGTAAAGCGCTTTTTGGCACCGGAGTTGGTTTTAAGCTTTGGCATAACCTTTAAACTTTAAATGTTAATAATATAATTATCCGTCACCGGATTATTTCTTTTTCACAGGGGCGATCATCATGATCATCCTCTTGCCTTCGAGCTTAGGCATGTGCTCGGCGCGTCCGAACTCCTCAAGCTCAACGGCGAAACGGAGAAGAAGCTTCTCTCCCTGATCGGCGAACTGGATAGAGCGGCCTCTGAAGAATACCGAAGATTTGACCTTCGAGCCTTCAGAGAGGAACTCTTTCGCATGCTTCAGCTTGAACTGGAAGTCATGTTCGTCGGTGTTAGGACCGAAACGTATCTCCTTTATAACTATCTTGGAGGAGTTCTGCTTCATCTCCTTGGCTTTCTTCCTCTGCTGATAGAGATACTTCTGGTAATCCAGAATCTTACATACAGGAGGA
This window harbors:
- a CDS encoding signal peptidase I translates to MMSWKDLYHNKWTRVGFWSLLYLLWVIWLGNYWWLFGLVIIFDLHITKKVKWLFWKKEYKEGEKHNSLLDWLDAVIFAVVFVTFINIFFFQAFKIPSSSMESSLLTGDHLFVSKLTFGPKIPQTPLTVPFTHNSIFGKESYSTLIQNKYRRLKGFRNVRRGDYVVFNFPNGDTVLAKAPASDYYELCRTAGKEYTQSLYGPVKVRPADKKDHYVKRCVALPGDTLTIVDGQVYVNSEAQEVWPGVQTTYSVKTAGGRINYKTLEKLGLNVSELWYSPDFPGYPAMPLTAAMLEEVKGIANVESVEPNIDVYPPDYPDSYLKIFPFVEEFRWTRDNFGPLWIPEKGATVSLDIHNLPLYERIIRDYEGNELQVKDGKIFINGEESASYTFAQDYYFMMGDNRHNSLDSRYWGFVPEDHIVGRPAVIWLSTDATKRFPKSIRWKRFLKFV
- a CDS encoding large subunit ribosomal protein L20; protein product: MPRSVNSVASRARRKKILKKTRGNFLSRKNVWTVAKNTYEKGLTYAYRDRKAKKREFRALWIQRINAAARQYGMSYSQFMGKLAKQNVGLNRKVLADLAMNNPQAFEAIINSVK
- a CDS encoding translation initiation factor IF-3 (non-canonical start codon;~manually curated), with product MNDEITASQVRLVGDNIPNPGVFSIADAIKLADELELDLVEISDKADPPVCKILDYQKYLYQQRKKAKEMKQNSSKIVIKEIRFGPNTDEHDFQFKLKHAKEFLSEGSKVKSSVFFRGRSIQFADQGEKLLLRFAVELEEFGRAEHMPKLEGKRMIMMIAPVKKK
- a CDS encoding LSU ribosomal protein L35P; the protein is MPKLKTNSGAKKRFTLTGTGKIKRRHAYHSHILTKKTKKQKRNLDHFAILNKRDEVRVKELLVL